A genome region from Labilibaculum antarcticum includes the following:
- a CDS encoding LytR/AlgR family response regulator transcription factor, whose protein sequence is MNCVVIDDDKLSRKVVESYIERTDFLSFGASYPSAIEAINNIKKNEPVDLIFLDIEMPEMSGMEFLNSLSTTPQIIIISSKEQYALEAFEYDVTDYLLKPISYSRFFKAVSKANRRYKNSEGFMQDKNEIFIKSNSALVRLNYDDILWIEALENYVVVNSYHEKYTIHFTMKAIEEKMPATRFSRIHRSYIVNLSKIGVIEDNSVVIETESGSKAIPIGKSYRDKLLGDINLMTR, encoded by the coding sequence ATGAATTGTGTTGTAATCGACGATGATAAACTTTCGAGAAAAGTTGTTGAAAGTTATATTGAAAGAACGGATTTTTTATCATTTGGAGCCTCTTATCCAAGTGCAATTGAAGCAATTAATAATATCAAAAAGAACGAACCTGTCGATTTGATATTTTTAGATATTGAAATGCCTGAAATGAGTGGCATGGAATTCCTGAATAGTTTAAGTACTACACCACAAATTATTATTATCTCTTCAAAGGAACAGTATGCTCTGGAAGCTTTTGAATATGATGTTACTGATTATCTTTTAAAGCCAATTAGTTACAGTCGATTTTTTAAAGCTGTTAGCAAAGCAAATCGACGTTACAAGAATAGCGAAGGTTTCATGCAGGATAAGAATGAGATTTTCATCAAAAGTAATTCAGCATTGGTTCGTTTGAATTACGACGATATTTTATGGATTGAAGCTTTAGAGAATTACGTGGTTGTGAATTCATATCATGAAAAATACACCATTCATTTTACCATGAAGGCAATTGAAGAAAAAATGCCGGCTACACGTTTCTCAAGAATTCACCGTTCTTATATCGTTAATTTGAGTAAAATTGGTGTGATTGAGGATAATTCTGTAGTTATTGAAACCGAAAGTGGTT
- a CDS encoding TrmH family RNA methyltransferase, producing MEERLLKEAVNFLEGFSNDNRKELLRKNVEDRTRYITLVLEDIFQAQNASAVIRTCDCFGIQDLHVIENYNSYKLNPDVVMGASKWVDLHRHHKEERNTLSTISKLKSQGYRIVATTPHTNDILLPDFDLSKGKAAFFFGTERTGLSDEVMNNADEFVKIPMYGFTESFNISVSAALVLSHLTTALRRSDVEWQLSDNEKLELNLKWLKKTVRSGDELLEKFLKKNQ from the coding sequence ATGGAAGAGAGATTATTGAAAGAAGCTGTAAATTTTCTAGAAGGTTTTTCTAATGATAATCGTAAAGAATTACTGAGAAAAAATGTTGAAGATAGAACGAGATACATTACCCTGGTTTTAGAGGATATATTTCAAGCTCAAAATGCCAGTGCGGTAATTCGTACGTGCGATTGTTTTGGTATTCAAGATTTACATGTGATTGAAAATTACAATTCGTACAAATTAAATCCTGATGTGGTTATGGGGGCTTCAAAGTGGGTTGATTTGCATCGGCATCATAAAGAGGAGAGAAACACCTTAAGTACAATTTCAAAATTAAAAAGCCAGGGATACAGAATTGTGGCTACTACACCTCATACCAATGATATTCTTTTACCTGATTTTGATTTGAGTAAAGGAAAGGCCGCTTTCTTTTTTGGAACCGAACGAACTGGTTTGTCTGATGAGGTAATGAATAATGCCGATGAATTTGTGAAAATCCCAATGTATGGATTTACTGAAAGCTTTAATATTTCAGTCTCTGCAGCCTTGGTATTAAGTCACCTCACAACTGCACTTCGCAGATCGGATGTAGAGTGGCAATTATCTGATAATGAAAAGTTAGAGTTGAACTTGAAGTGGCTAAAGAAAACGGTTAGATCTGGAGACGAATTACTCGAGAAATTTTTGAAAAAGAATCAATAG
- a CDS encoding HU family DNA-binding protein, with the protein MNKAQLIDAIASKAGLTKADSKKALDAFIETTTEALKGDDRVALVGFGSFSVSKRDARTGRNPQTGKPINIPAKKVIKFKAGSELADSVQ; encoded by the coding sequence ATGAACAAAGCTCAATTAATTGATGCAATTGCTAGCAAAGCTGGTTTAACTAAAGCTGATTCTAAAAAAGCATTAGATGCTTTCATTGAAACTACTACTGAAGCATTAAAAGGTGATGATAGAGTAGCACTTGTAGGATTTGGTTCGTTTTCTGTTTCTAAGCGTGATGCTAGAACTGGAAGGAATCCACAAACTGGTAAGCCTATCAATATTCCAGCTAAAAAAGTTATTAAATTTAAGGCTGGTTCTGAATTAGCAGACTCTGTACAATAG
- the thrC gene encoding threonine synthase has product MKKEITVKYFSTNNIDLRYSFKEAVIKGLAPDKGLFFPVSIPKLGTDFFKRLPGLSLPEIGFEVARHFVGDDISDADLKKITEEVLNFPIPVVPIEDSVYTLELFHGPTCAFKDVGARFMSRCLSAFAKQNQEAVTILVATSGDTGSAVANGFLGVEGVNVIILYPAGKVSKIQEQQLTTMGQNITALEVDGTFDDCQALVKTAFGDNDLNAKLSLTSANSINIARLLPQSFYYFYAWAQLQPTDKKVVFSVPSGNYGNLTGGLLAKQMGLPIDSFIASANINKVVPDYLNTGKYETKASVQTISNAMDVGAPSNFARMMELYQEKHSDIIKDVKGVWFSDEETEDAIADVYNRTKYILDPHGAVGYLGLKKYLNKESEVGVFLETAHPAKFKDTVEKVLNIEIKVPDYLQECLGKEKKSILISKEFSEFKSFLLLK; this is encoded by the coding sequence AAGAAAGAAATTACTGTGAAATATTTTAGTACAAATAATATAGATTTACGTTATAGCTTTAAAGAAGCTGTAATAAAAGGGCTTGCGCCGGATAAGGGCTTGTTTTTTCCGGTTTCGATACCAAAATTGGGAACTGATTTTTTTAAACGATTGCCCGGATTAAGTCTTCCGGAAATTGGCTTCGAGGTGGCCCGTCATTTCGTTGGCGATGATATCTCAGATGCTGATTTGAAGAAAATTACGGAGGAGGTGCTTAATTTCCCGATTCCTGTTGTGCCAATAGAAGATAGTGTTTACACCTTAGAGCTGTTTCACGGTCCAACTTGTGCATTTAAAGATGTAGGTGCCCGATTCATGTCACGATGCCTGAGTGCTTTCGCAAAGCAGAATCAGGAAGCGGTTACAATTTTGGTTGCAACTTCCGGAGATACTGGTAGCGCGGTTGCCAATGGTTTTTTAGGAGTTGAAGGTGTTAATGTTATTATATTATATCCTGCAGGCAAAGTAAGTAAGATTCAGGAGCAGCAATTGACCACAATGGGACAAAACATTACAGCTCTCGAGGTAGATGGTACTTTTGATGATTGTCAGGCTTTGGTGAAAACAGCTTTTGGTGATAATGATTTGAATGCTAAATTAAGTTTGACCTCAGCGAATTCAATAAATATTGCTCGATTGTTACCACAAAGTTTCTACTATTTCTACGCTTGGGCGCAACTGCAACCAACAGATAAAAAAGTTGTGTTTTCAGTTCCTAGTGGGAATTACGGAAATCTTACAGGAGGATTGCTGGCAAAACAAATGGGATTGCCGATCGATTCATTTATTGCATCGGCAAATATAAACAAGGTTGTGCCAGATTATTTGAATACCGGAAAATACGAGACTAAAGCTTCGGTTCAAACCATTTCAAATGCAATGGATGTTGGTGCTCCAAGTAATTTTGCCCGTATGATGGAATTGTATCAGGAGAAACATTCAGACATCATTAAGGATGTAAAGGGCGTTTGGTTTTCTGATGAAGAAACAGAAGATGCGATAGCAGATGTATATAATAGGACTAAGTACATTCTCGATCCTCACGGTGCAGTTGGGTATTTAGGCTTGAAAAAGTACTTAAATAAAGAAAGTGAAGTAGGTGTTTTTTTGGAAACAGCCCATCCGGCAAAATTTAAGGATACGGTTGAAAAGGTACTAAATATTGAAATTAAAGTTCCTGATTACCTTCAGGAGTGTTTGGGTAAAGAAAAAAAGAGTATTTTAATAAGTAAGGAGTTTTCAGAGTTTAAAAGCTTCCTTTTACTTAAATAA